One stretch of Siphonobacter curvatus DNA includes these proteins:
- a CDS encoding NTP transferase domain-containing protein yields MALLPDTEVTPPLWGLVLGGGQSTRMGTDKAWLPYGNQPQWKRAYELLQRYCECVYVSVNPEQQRPAVENCQIDSYQQGPMGGLLTAFGTNSSVAWLVLAVDMPLVQHVTLESLVQNRNSASLATAFAGADALPEPLVTIYEPRSFSLIRLLFEKNHLSLRKFLTTSDVTLLCPPQPSELISVDTPEAYRYWKEQLASSSC; encoded by the coding sequence ATGGCTTTACTTCCCGATACCGAGGTGACGCCACCGCTCTGGGGACTGGTACTGGGCGGCGGACAAAGTACTCGTATGGGTACGGATAAAGCCTGGCTTCCGTACGGGAACCAGCCGCAATGGAAACGAGCTTATGAACTTCTGCAACGGTACTGCGAATGCGTATACGTATCCGTAAATCCGGAGCAGCAACGGCCAGCCGTTGAAAATTGTCAGATCGATTCGTACCAGCAAGGGCCCATGGGCGGATTACTTACGGCATTCGGAACCAATTCCTCCGTGGCCTGGTTGGTCTTAGCAGTGGATATGCCACTCGTTCAGCACGTTACACTGGAATCGTTAGTGCAAAATCGTAACTCCGCAAGTCTGGCAACCGCTTTTGCCGGGGCTGATGCGTTACCGGAACCCCTGGTAACGATTTACGAACCCAGGAGTTTTTCGCTGATTCGCTTATTATTTGAAAAAAATCATTTAAGCTTGCGGAAATTTTTAACAACTTCCGACGTTACACTTCTGTGTCCCCCGCAGCCCTCAGAGTTAATTAGCGTTGATACCCCCGAAGCCTACCGGTATTGGAAAGAGCAACTGGCGTCTTCGTCGTGCTAA
- the moaC gene encoding cyclic pyranopterin monophosphate synthase MoaC, translated as MSFTHLDEQANPTMVDVGDKAVTRRTATARSVVRLPEAVLAALQDGDIRTKKGPVFHTAIIAGTMGAKKTSELIPFCHPLGLDSCKFQIEVIEDRVQIDCTCALEAKTGVEMEALTGATIAALTVYDMCKALSHEIVIEETRLLKKTGGKSDFQGK; from the coding sequence ATGAGCTTCACTCATCTTGACGAACAGGCCAATCCAACCATGGTAGACGTGGGCGATAAAGCCGTAACGCGGCGTACGGCTACGGCCCGTAGTGTGGTGCGTCTGCCCGAGGCCGTACTGGCGGCCTTGCAGGATGGCGACATTCGTACCAAGAAAGGTCCCGTTTTCCATACGGCCATTATTGCCGGAACGATGGGGGCCAAGAAAACGTCAGAGCTGATTCCGTTCTGTCATCCACTGGGGCTCGATTCCTGTAAATTTCAGATCGAAGTCATTGAAGATCGGGTGCAGATTGACTGTACCTGTGCCCTGGAAGCGAAAACGGGCGTAGAAATGGAAGCACTCACCGGAGCCACCATTGCTGCTCTGACGGTGTATGACATGTGTAAGGCTCTGTCCCATGAGATCGTCATTGAGGAAACCCGTTTGCTGAAAAAAACCGGCGGCAAATCCGATTTTCAGGGAAAATAA
- a CDS encoding M42 family metallopeptidase: MTESSKTFLYQYLNNPSPTGFEAAGQRIWLDYLKPYIDDYIVDTYGTVVGIINPGQPYKVVIEAHSDEISWFVNYISDDGYIYVRRNGGSDAVIAPSKRVNIHTKKGIVKGIFGWPAIHVRDLAKDTAPKVTDLTIDCGATKKELEEKGVHVGCVVTFEDELTELNDRYYVGRALDNRIGGFMIAEVARMLKENNVSLPFTLYVVNAVQEEIGLRGAEMIARRLKADVAICTDVTHDTTSPRYDKKEQGDLKCGGGPVLCYGPAVQNNLLDFLIGVAEEKQIAFQRQAVSRSTGTDTDSFAYAAEGTASALISLPLKYMHTTVETVHKQDVEEVIRLMYETLLKLEAGQDFRYLT; this comes from the coding sequence ATGACTGAAAGTAGCAAAACCTTTCTCTATCAATACCTGAATAACCCTTCTCCAACGGGATTTGAAGCCGCAGGACAACGGATTTGGCTGGATTATCTTAAACCTTACATTGACGACTATATCGTCGATACTTACGGCACCGTAGTAGGCATTATTAATCCCGGGCAGCCGTATAAGGTGGTGATCGAAGCACACTCGGATGAAATTTCCTGGTTTGTTAATTACATTTCCGATGATGGGTACATCTACGTCCGTCGGAATGGTGGTTCGGATGCCGTGATTGCTCCGTCCAAGCGTGTCAATATTCACACCAAAAAAGGAATCGTCAAAGGCATTTTCGGCTGGCCTGCCATTCACGTACGCGATCTGGCAAAGGACACCGCTCCCAAGGTAACGGACCTGACGATCGATTGCGGGGCTACCAAAAAAGAATTGGAGGAAAAAGGCGTTCACGTGGGTTGTGTAGTAACCTTCGAAGACGAGTTGACGGAACTCAACGATCGGTACTACGTAGGTCGGGCGTTGGATAACCGGATCGGCGGCTTCATGATTGCCGAAGTAGCTCGCATGCTGAAGGAAAATAACGTTTCCCTACCGTTTACGCTCTATGTAGTCAATGCCGTACAGGAAGAAATCGGTCTTCGCGGGGCTGAGATGATTGCCCGTCGCCTGAAAGCGGACGTGGCCATCTGTACCGATGTTACTCACGATACTACGTCACCCCGGTACGACAAGAAAGAACAGGGAGACTTGAAATGCGGAGGTGGTCCCGTGTTGTGCTACGGTCCGGCCGTACAGAATAACCTGCTGGACTTCCTAATCGGAGTAGCCGAAGAAAAGCAAATTGCGTTTCAGCGGCAGGCCGTAAGTCGCTCAACGGGAACCGATACGGATTCGTTTGCCTACGCCGCTGAAGGAACGGCTTCCGCCCTGATCTCTCTGCCGCTCAAGTACATGCACACGACGGTAGAAACCGTACACAAACAGGATGTAGAAGAAGTCATTCGGCTGATGTACGAGACCTTACTGAAACTGGAAGCAGGCCAGGATTTTCGATATCTAACCTAA
- a CDS encoding helix-hairpin-helix domain-containing protein — protein MYEHFNPLQLESAWLQHLLFLLGAGILGYLIGFLKSKNTLHHLEAEIRQIEFDLDQCHKGLYVPKPPVRTAGPLPEPIVAPPAEEAIQPLAAVPHEEDDLKKIEGIGPKIEKLLHEAGIKTFAQLAVAEPSHVMSILRAAGSRFQIQDPNTWPRQARLAQEGKWDELRAWQQELQKGKE, from the coding sequence ATGTATGAACATTTTAATCCCTTACAACTGGAAAGTGCGTGGCTTCAACACCTACTTTTTCTGCTGGGGGCGGGTATCCTGGGGTACCTGATTGGATTTCTGAAAAGTAAGAATACACTCCATCATCTCGAAGCGGAAATTCGCCAGATTGAGTTTGACCTGGATCAGTGTCATAAAGGTCTGTACGTACCCAAGCCGCCGGTTCGAACCGCCGGTCCGCTGCCCGAACCCATTGTGGCTCCACCCGCGGAAGAAGCCATACAGCCGCTCGCTGCCGTACCGCACGAAGAAGATGACCTCAAAAAAATTGAAGGAATTGGCCCGAAAATTGAAAAGCTTCTGCACGAAGCCGGCATCAAAACATTTGCTCAGCTAGCCGTAGCCGAACCCTCGCACGTCATGTCTATTCTGCGGGCGGCGGGTTCCCGGTTTCAGATTCAGGATCCCAATACCTGGCCCCGTCAGGCTCGCCTGGCTCAGGAAGGCAAGTGGGATGAACTTCGGGCCTGGCAACAGGAATTGCAAAAAGGAAAAGAATAA
- a CDS encoding Crp/Fnr family transcriptional regulator, producing MLSETITQPLLSYIRRYVELSNEDVQSINGAYETRTFKKGDYFIHQGDHIDEVAFIIEGVMRVFRTDKGKEVTLFLKDENSFVTSVTGYSAHRLSPYTVQALEDSTLLVMNSERRKALFEESLAYQRFSMMMLERTIQDMEGRIDSQIADNAARRYLRLLQDHPSLIQRVPQYHLASYLGVTPESLSRLRKYL from the coding sequence ATGCTCTCTGAAACGATCACCCAGCCCTTATTGTCCTACATCCGGCGATATGTCGAGCTGTCTAATGAGGATGTGCAGTCTATCAACGGTGCGTATGAAACACGCACGTTTAAGAAAGGAGACTATTTTATTCACCAAGGAGATCACATTGATGAAGTTGCTTTTATCATCGAAGGTGTGATGCGGGTTTTTCGTACGGACAAGGGTAAGGAAGTTACCTTGTTTTTGAAAGACGAGAATTCTTTTGTAACCAGTGTAACGGGATATTCAGCCCATCGCCTGAGTCCCTACACCGTACAAGCCTTGGAGGATTCTACCTTGCTGGTCATGAACAGTGAGCGTCGTAAGGCTCTTTTTGAAGAATCCCTGGCGTATCAACGTTTCTCCATGATGATGCTGGAGCGTACCATCCAGGATATGGAAGGACGTATTGATTCACAGATTGCTGACAATGCGGCCCGCCGTTACCTACGCCTGTTACAGGACCATCCCTCGCTGATTCAACGTGTTCCGCAGTACCATTTAGCTTCGTATCTGGGCGTTACCCCGGAGTCCCTGAGTCGTCTGCGTAAATATCTTTAA
- a CDS encoding 3-phosphoshikimate 1-carboxyvinyltransferase: MKKLFLHKITQPFQAQIQLPASKSESNRALILNALAGGTGSLSNLSEARDTQTMQRLLQRDEPVADVLDAGTTMRFLTAYYAAANRQKVMTGTARMQERPIGILVEALRELGARITYQNKEGYPPLQLEGFSYAGTKDLTMRGDVSSQFISAILMIAPTLPEGLTLHLTGQLGSIPYIEMTIQQMRQFGADVTADWENRQIRVAAQPYQSSDYAVESDWSAASYWYSLVALGPEGSEVELLGLKENSLQGDSAIIAIMQQLGVKSTYTGRGFHLTQIPAEKSFSWDFTHCPDLAQTIAVIAAVKGIPAEFTGIESLKVKETDRVLAIQQELQKFDANLVEEEANTKYRIVTNEQTSWDRAGTSIHTYEDHRMAMAFAPLAMCTNLEIDDASVVVKSYPHFWEDLGKIITIS, translated from the coding sequence TTGAAAAAGCTTTTCCTGCATAAGATCACTCAGCCTTTTCAGGCCCAAATTCAGTTACCGGCGTCCAAGTCAGAGTCCAACCGTGCTCTAATCCTCAACGCTCTGGCGGGGGGAACGGGATCGCTCAGCAACCTGTCAGAAGCTCGCGATACCCAGACCATGCAGCGACTGCTGCAACGCGATGAACCCGTAGCCGATGTACTCGACGCGGGTACAACCATGCGTTTTCTGACGGCCTACTATGCAGCGGCTAACCGCCAGAAAGTAATGACCGGAACGGCCCGGATGCAGGAACGGCCCATTGGCATTTTAGTAGAGGCGTTACGGGAATTGGGAGCCCGCATCACGTATCAGAACAAGGAGGGTTATCCACCGCTTCAGCTCGAAGGTTTTTCGTACGCGGGTACGAAAGATCTGACCATGCGAGGTGACGTCAGTAGCCAGTTTATTTCGGCCATTCTGATGATTGCTCCCACCTTACCAGAAGGTCTGACACTACATCTGACGGGTCAACTTGGGTCGATTCCGTACATTGAAATGACCATCCAGCAGATGCGGCAGTTTGGAGCAGACGTTACGGCAGATTGGGAAAACCGCCAGATTCGGGTGGCCGCTCAGCCGTACCAGTCGAGCGATTACGCCGTTGAGTCCGATTGGTCCGCCGCCAGTTACTGGTACAGTCTCGTTGCTCTGGGACCCGAAGGATCGGAAGTCGAACTGTTGGGTTTAAAAGAAAATTCGTTACAGGGAGATTCTGCCATCATTGCTATTATGCAACAGTTGGGGGTTAAAAGTACGTATACCGGACGGGGTTTTCACCTGACCCAAATTCCTGCCGAAAAGTCTTTTAGCTGGGATTTTACCCATTGCCCTGATCTGGCTCAAACCATTGCCGTCATTGCCGCTGTAAAGGGAATTCCGGCCGAGTTTACGGGTATAGAAAGTCTGAAAGTAAAAGAAACGGATCGTGTACTGGCCATTCAACAGGAGTTGCAAAAGTTTGATGCAAACCTGGTCGAAGAAGAAGCAAATACGAAGTACCGTATTGTAACCAATGAACAAACTAGTTGGGATCGGGCAGGTACCTCAATTCATACCTATGAAGATCACCGAATGGCTATGGCTTTTGCTCCATTAGCGATGTGTACAAATCTAGAAATTGACGATGCTTCCGTAGTCGTAAAATCTTATCCTCACTTCTGGGAGGATTTGGGGAAAATAATTACCATTTCCTAA
- a CDS encoding OmpA family protein, producing the protein MSIAKTLTWLVLIGWIAGGTYWHVCQIKQLCDGNPKPLTKTESSEAFISPALDIQDGSHFHVTSENNLSFGRSNGRVVTGAVEPQLQALAGYLKQNPKKILTVTGFYSSIEENNTSFPTLGQARADAIRQYFVKAGVPQPQVRIDAKQLDLAFSPADSIYGAGFAFAGATELPNTVAETSLAEPAVSEPATPESPEPAPVLRAPKGQTEEELAAAATYEGIFKPMDLYFPLSSNQFIRTKDNDKFFEEAKKYLKQHPDKRLTLIGHTDSEGPDDHNLRLSKSRAEAVKKQFIRKGIKSEQLVTDGKGETQPIADNALPAGRKANRRVTIVVQEQKM; encoded by the coding sequence ATGTCAATCGCCAAAACCCTGACATGGCTGGTACTCATCGGCTGGATAGCCGGAGGGACTTACTGGCACGTCTGTCAGATTAAACAATTGTGTGATGGAAACCCCAAACCTCTTACGAAAACGGAATCTTCGGAAGCCTTTATCAGTCCTGCCCTGGATATTCAGGATGGCTCTCATTTTCACGTTACTTCCGAGAACAACCTGAGTTTTGGCCGGTCAAACGGACGAGTCGTGACCGGAGCCGTCGAGCCCCAACTACAGGCTCTGGCCGGTTATCTGAAACAAAACCCCAAGAAGATTCTAACCGTTACCGGATTTTATTCCTCCATTGAGGAAAATAATACGTCTTTCCCGACCCTGGGACAGGCCCGGGCCGATGCCATCCGTCAGTATTTTGTGAAGGCTGGCGTCCCGCAGCCACAGGTGCGAATCGATGCCAAACAGTTGGATCTGGCCTTTAGTCCGGCCGATTCCATTTACGGAGCTGGGTTTGCCTTTGCAGGTGCCACTGAACTCCCGAATACGGTTGCTGAAACCAGCTTAGCCGAGCCCGCAGTATCTGAACCCGCTACACCTGAATCACCTGAACCTGCCCCCGTCTTACGAGCACCAAAAGGACAAACCGAAGAAGAACTAGCGGCTGCCGCTACGTATGAAGGGATTTTCAAACCCATGGATTTATATTTCCCGCTTAGTAGTAACCAATTTATTCGGACAAAAGACAACGATAAATTTTTTGAGGAAGCGAAGAAATACCTGAAACAGCATCCAGATAAACGCCTGACACTGATTGGTCATACCGACAGCGAAGGGCCCGACGATCATAACCTGCGTTTATCGAAAAGTAGGGCGGAAGCGGTAAAGAAACAATTCATCCGGAAAGGCATAAAAAGCGAACAGCTGGTAACCGATGGAAAAGGCGAAACGCAACCCATTGCCGATAACGCCCTGCCTGCGGGCAGAAAAGCCAACCGTCGGGTTACGATCGTTGTTCAGGAACAAAAAATGTAA
- the rho gene encoding transcription termination factor Rho, with translation MYTSEELSLRLLSELRAIARELSISNPTQLSKSELITKILERQTSQEKPASPTPMPAASDKPRARRTRKTAQEPAAPSAPEAESISSEVPEEVQESPAALIPASQPEPAPVEVLPTTTAQTESENRHKRTRIRRGGVSEELPDTIPTSVMPVTEEQEQAFEPVDEMEIPAELANDFSLDEAYQSTMEVMPSESESAPAANPVSPESNRPTTREPREGRTDESGQPLQPNPRSQQLQQQVKRNYNQHIREFDGLIENEGVLEIMSDGGYGFLRSADYNYLASPDDIYVSPSQIKLFGLKTGDTVRGAIRPPKEGEKYFALLRVESVNGKTTEEIRDRIPFEYLTPLFPTEKLNLFTSGRENSTRILDLFAPIGKGQRGMIVAQPKTGKTVLLKEIANAIARNHPEVFLIILLIDERPEEVTDMQRSVKAEVISSTFDEQADRHVKVSSMVLEKAKRMVECGHDVVILLDSITRLARAYNTVVPSSGKILSGGVDANALHKPKRFFGAARNVENGGSLTIIATALIETGSRMDEVIFEEFKGTGNMELQLDRKLSNRRMFPAIDVPASGTRREDLLMDPETLKRVWILRKYMSDMNSVESMEFLLEKMRGTRSNEEFLLSMNR, from the coding sequence ATGTATACATCAGAAGAGCTGAGTTTGCGGCTGCTGTCCGAATTGAGAGCAATCGCAAGGGAGTTGAGTATATCCAATCCAACCCAACTGTCCAAATCCGAACTCATTACCAAAATTTTAGAGCGGCAAACTTCCCAAGAGAAGCCCGCTAGTCCTACCCCTATGCCAGCAGCATCCGATAAACCACGGGCTCGTCGTACACGAAAAACGGCCCAAGAGCCCGCTGCACCTTCCGCTCCCGAAGCGGAATCTATAAGTTCAGAAGTACCAGAGGAAGTTCAAGAAAGCCCCGCTGCATTGATTCCTGCATCTCAACCCGAGCCTGCTCCGGTTGAAGTACTACCTACTACGACGGCCCAAACGGAATCCGAAAATCGCCACAAACGCACCCGTATTCGTCGGGGTGGTGTTTCCGAGGAGCTACCTGATACTATACCCACATCGGTTATGCCGGTGACAGAAGAGCAGGAGCAGGCATTTGAGCCCGTAGATGAAATGGAAATCCCCGCTGAATTGGCAAATGATTTCTCATTGGATGAAGCGTATCAGTCCACGATGGAAGTGATGCCTTCGGAAAGCGAATCGGCACCGGCAGCCAATCCGGTAAGCCCTGAATCAAACCGTCCCACTACTCGTGAGCCCCGTGAAGGTCGTACCGACGAAAGTGGTCAGCCTTTGCAGCCCAACCCGCGTTCGCAGCAATTGCAGCAGCAGGTGAAGCGAAACTATAACCAGCATATCCGGGAGTTTGATGGCCTGATTGAAAACGAAGGCGTACTCGAAATCATGTCCGATGGTGGATACGGCTTCCTGCGGTCGGCGGATTACAACTACCTGGCTTCCCCCGATGATATTTACGTGTCTCCTTCCCAAATCAAGCTGTTCGGCTTGAAAACGGGGGATACCGTACGCGGAGCCATTCGCCCGCCGAAAGAAGGAGAAAAATACTTTGCTTTGTTACGGGTTGAATCCGTAAATGGAAAAACAACGGAAGAAATTCGGGATCGGATTCCATTCGAATACCTGACGCCGCTGTTCCCGACGGAAAAACTGAACCTGTTTACTTCGGGCCGCGAAAATTCTACCCGTATTCTCGATTTGTTCGCTCCGATTGGAAAAGGACAACGGGGGATGATCGTTGCTCAGCCTAAAACGGGTAAAACGGTATTATTGAAAGAAATTGCCAACGCCATTGCCCGTAACCACCCGGAAGTGTTCCTAATAATTCTGCTGATTGACGAACGTCCCGAGGAGGTAACTGATATGCAGCGTAGTGTGAAAGCGGAAGTGATTTCTTCCACCTTCGACGAACAGGCGGACCGTCACGTGAAAGTATCCAGCATGGTCCTGGAAAAAGCCAAGCGGATGGTAGAATGCGGTCACGATGTCGTGATTCTGCTAGATTCCATTACGCGTCTGGCCCGTGCGTATAACACCGTGGTACCCTCTTCCGGTAAGATTCTCTCGGGTGGGGTAGATGCCAACGCCTTACACAAACCCAAACGCTTCTTCGGAGCAGCCCGTAACGTGGAAAACGGTGGTTCGCTGACGATCATCGCTACGGCCCTGATCGAAACCGGAAGCCGGATGGACGAAGTAATCTTTGAAGAATTCAAAGGTACGGGTAACATGGAACTCCAGCTGGATCGGAAACTGTCCAACCGCCGGATGTTCCCTGCCATTGACGTGCCGGCTTCGGGTACACGTCGCGAAGATCTGCTCATGGATCCCGAAACGCTTAAGCGTGTTTGGATTTTGCGGAAGTATATGTCCGACATGAACTCGGTGGAATCGATGGAGTTCCTGCTCGAAAAAATGAGAGGTACCCGTTCGAACGAAGAGTTCCTGTTGTCAATGAATCGCTAA
- a CDS encoding NCS2 family permease, translating to MDHVPISIRTELLAGVTSFLATAYIVVVNPSVLSLAGMPFSGVLTATVLVCFFCSLMMGLYAKSPYVVAPGMGLNAFFTFTVVQGMKVPVPTALGAVFWSGVFFLIISLFNVRVLLIKTIPKSLRYGIAAGIGLFITLIGFSNAKFVVANPATMISIGPLTPAVCTFLVGLLLTAVLMQKKVHGALLWGIVLTTLLALLPGRLDDGPRLVNWQGVVAAPDFSLLFQLDLKGSLSWSLAPVIFAFVFTDLFDSLSTFVGLAEATGRLDADGEPLMLKESLLTDAVSTTLAGLVGTSPGTAYVESAVGIEAGGRTGLTAITAAFCFLPCLFLSPLLSMVPSVATAPSLVLVGVLMMKTVTRIPWDEWEEAVPAFLAMVLIPFSYSITQGIIWGFLSYAVLKAASGKFRELPLAFWCIIALCVAALIVE from the coding sequence ATGGATCATGTCCCCATTTCTATTCGTACTGAATTACTAGCCGGCGTCACCAGTTTTCTAGCCACTGCGTATATCGTGGTAGTTAATCCCTCCGTTTTATCCCTCGCCGGAATGCCCTTCTCGGGCGTATTAACCGCTACCGTTCTCGTTTGCTTCTTCTGTAGCCTGATGATGGGATTGTATGCTAAAAGCCCTTATGTGGTGGCTCCAGGCATGGGTCTCAACGCGTTTTTTACGTTTACGGTCGTGCAGGGCATGAAGGTCCCCGTACCCACGGCTTTGGGTGCCGTATTCTGGTCGGGCGTTTTCTTTCTGATCATTTCGCTGTTTAACGTACGCGTCCTGCTTATTAAAACCATCCCTAAATCGCTGCGATACGGTATTGCCGCTGGCATTGGGTTATTCATTACGCTCATTGGTTTTAGTAACGCCAAATTCGTTGTCGCTAACCCGGCAACCATGATTAGCATTGGTCCACTCACGCCCGCGGTTTGTACCTTTCTGGTAGGCCTGCTTCTGACGGCGGTTCTTATGCAGAAGAAAGTACACGGAGCCCTGCTTTGGGGAATTGTACTGACTACATTACTAGCCTTATTGCCCGGTCGGCTGGATGATGGTCCACGATTGGTCAACTGGCAGGGGGTAGTAGCCGCCCCGGATTTCAGTTTGCTTTTTCAGCTCGATCTGAAAGGTTCCCTGAGCTGGTCGCTGGCACCCGTCATCTTTGCTTTTGTGTTTACCGATCTGTTCGACAGCCTGAGCACGTTTGTAGGCCTGGCGGAAGCCACGGGCCGACTGGATGCCGACGGAGAGCCGCTGATGCTGAAAGAATCTTTACTCACTGATGCGGTATCGACTACGCTGGCGGGACTGGTCGGTACGAGTCCCGGTACGGCTTATGTCGAGTCAGCGGTTGGTATTGAAGCCGGAGGACGTACCGGATTAACCGCCATTACGGCAGCGTTCTGTTTTCTGCCCTGTTTGTTTTTATCGCCCTTGTTGAGCATGGTGCCTTCCGTGGCCACGGCCCCATCGCTGGTGCTGGTGGGGGTGCTTATGATGAAAACGGTTACCCGAATTCCTTGGGACGAGTGGGAGGAAGCGGTACCCGCTTTTCTGGCCATGGTACTCATTCCCTTTAGCTATAGCATTACGCAAGGAATCATTTGGGGCTTTTTAAGTTATGCGGTGCTAAAAGCAGCCAGTGGTAAGTTTCGTGAATTACCTTTGGCTTTTTGGTGCATCATTGCTTTGTGCGTGGCCGCCTTGATCGTAGAATAA
- a CDS encoding mechanosensitive ion channel family protein, which yields MEPFQEFLNKVLPGNHWFNFFGFIGTLLVGTLLRRPIGRLLSQVLFAVVRKVSRENEVSVQEFVALLRRPLEYVFLLVMVYFAFDLIRIPIHWGLAHKTEFGIRLILYRIYKSLLILALTWAVIRFVKFLAVVFKRRAERTETRVDDQLVPFLKDILIVLVVVISGLIITGKIFNIDVATLIAGLGIGGIAVALAARETLENLIASFTIFADGSFVVGDSIQISQTMGDVEKIGFRSTRIRTVDGSMMTVPNRLIVSQMLENQSQREFRRAKYTIRLDLKTSAVALKQVIDQIQDAIDAHEFTKNKPGSVRFDTFGDQSFDVLIIYHVETSDFRTFNRVKEELNFKIMQIVEANDVRFASPISTVNLKNDFQTQSVSDNSLS from the coding sequence ATGGAACCGTTTCAGGAATTTTTAAATAAAGTACTTCCAGGTAATCACTGGTTCAATTTTTTTGGTTTTATTGGTACTCTGCTAGTCGGTACCTTACTGCGTCGCCCCATTGGACGTTTACTCAGCCAGGTACTTTTTGCCGTCGTTCGCAAAGTCTCCCGGGAAAACGAAGTAAGTGTACAGGAGTTTGTCGCACTATTACGCCGTCCGCTGGAATACGTTTTTTTACTGGTCATGGTGTATTTTGCTTTCGACCTGATCCGTATTCCCATCCACTGGGGTTTAGCTCACAAAACCGAGTTTGGCATTCGACTCATCCTTTACCGGATTTATAAAAGTTTGCTTATCCTGGCTCTGACGTGGGCTGTGATTCGTTTCGTTAAGTTTCTGGCTGTCGTATTCAAACGAAGGGCCGAACGGACCGAAACCAGAGTAGACGATCAGTTAGTACCTTTTCTGAAGGACATTCTGATTGTACTGGTGGTGGTAATTTCCGGATTAATCATCACAGGCAAGATTTTTAATATTGATGTTGCGACGCTGATTGCAGGGTTGGGTATTGGAGGTATCGCGGTCGCTCTGGCTGCCCGCGAAACGCTCGAAAACCTGATCGCTTCCTTTACCATCTTTGCCGATGGATCCTTTGTCGTTGGCGATTCCATTCAGATTAGCCAGACGATGGGCGACGTCGAAAAAATCGGGTTTCGCAGTACACGTATACGCACGGTAGACGGAAGTATGATGACTGTTCCCAATCGTTTGATTGTCTCTCAAATGTTGGAAAACCAGAGTCAGCGGGAGTTCAGACGAGCGAAATACACCATTCGTCTGGATTTAAAAACGTCTGCGGTGGCTTTAAAGCAAGTGATTGATCAGATTCAGGACGCTATTGATGCCCATGAATTTACCAAAAACAAGCCCGGAAGCGTTCGTTTCGATACCTTCGGCGATCAATCATTTGACGTGTTGATCATTTATCATGTAGAAACCAGTGATTTCCGGACCTTTAATCGCGTGAAGGAAGAGCTGAATTTTAAAATTATGCAGATTGTCGAAGCAAATGATGTTCGCTTTGCCAGCCCAATCAGCACTGTAAATCTTAAAAATGATTTTCAAACCCAGTCCGTCAGTGATAATTCGCTGTCCTAA
- a CDS encoding DUF502 domain-containing protein translates to MKKRIINRFVSYFIRGLLLIAPLFFTGYILYQAFLYLDGLIPVGIGTGENQVRLWGVGMVIVLAIVFLVGFLGSTFVIIPVFNLFEEFINRLPLVRIIYSSLKDLTSAFVGDKKKFNQPVLVKMDTNTELYRLGFLTQSDLSEWDLPGSVAVYFPQSYAFSGHLFILPKEHVKPVKANATEVMKFIVSGGVSIH, encoded by the coding sequence ATGAAAAAAAGAATAATCAATCGCTTTGTCAGTTACTTCATTCGCGGGTTGTTGTTGATTGCTCCGTTGTTCTTCACGGGCTACATTTTATACCAGGCATTTTTATACCTTGACGGACTAATTCCCGTAGGAATCGGTACGGGTGAAAATCAGGTTCGCCTCTGGGGAGTAGGGATGGTTATTGTGTTAGCTATTGTCTTTCTGGTGGGTTTTCTGGGGTCAACGTTTGTCATTATTCCCGTATTTAATCTCTTTGAAGAGTTTATTAATCGCCTTCCACTGGTACGAATTATTTATTCTTCCCTGAAAGATTTAACCTCCGCTTTCGTCGGCGATAAGAAAAAATTTAATCAGCCCGTGCTCGTCAAAATGGATACGAATACGGAATTATACCGGCTGGGATTCTTAACCCAATCTGATCTTTCGGAGTGGGATTTACCCGGATCTGTAGCGGTTTATTTCCCCCAATCGTACGCATTTTCGGGACATTTATTTATCCTACCGAAGGAACACGTAAAGCCCGTAAAAGCCAACGCAACGGAAGTGATGAAGTTTATTGTTTCTGGTGGCGTCTCCATTCATTAA